In Perognathus longimembris pacificus isolate PPM17 chromosome 3, ASM2315922v1, whole genome shotgun sequence, a single window of DNA contains:
- the LOC125348146 gene encoding mitochondrial import inner membrane translocase subunit Tim8 A-like has translation MDSSWSSSGSGEGAMDPELQHFLQVESQKQRFQQLVHQMTGLCWEKCIDKPGPKLDSRAEACFVNCVERFIDTSQFILNRLEQTQRSKALFSESLSD, from the coding sequence ATGGATTCCTCCTGGTCTTCCTCGGGGAGCGGCGAGGGCGCGATGGACCCCGAATTGCAGCACTTCCTCCAGGTGGAGTCGCAGAAGCAGCGCTTCCAGCAGCTGGTGCACCAGATGACCGGACTTTGCTGGGAGAAGTGCATCGACAAGCCGGGGCCGAAGCTGGACAGTCGGGCCGAGGCCTGTTTTGTGAACTGTGTCGAGCGCTTCATCGACACGAGCCAGTTCATCTTGAATCGACTGGAACAGACCCAGAGGTCCAAGGCGCTCTTCTCAGAGAGCCTTTCTGACTGA